A region from the Vicia villosa cultivar HV-30 ecotype Madison, WI linkage group LG3, Vvil1.0, whole genome shotgun sequence genome encodes:
- the LOC131657405 gene encoding F-box/LRR-repeat protein At3g26922-like isoform X2, which translates to MPNSTRKKVHKDMLSDLPECIILHILSSLNTKDAVRTCILSSRWKDLWKRLPALSFDYRDFRTGDIFNEFVFKALSLRDSSISLHTLDFDNRICRLEPRLLRFVVDSTILHNVQRFGLSAASGTAQIPPELFSLKTLTHLSLAISNSKRDFEHISLNLPSLTYLKLSIHHAMETPFPNSLCLPTLSTLELDNVTFYVGNNGCAEPFSTFSKLISLSISECTVKGAGTLCISSASLVNFSMYIESDEDDYYKIVLCTPGLRTFAFSGYPYQDISWSNVSSLEHVDIDAEVFLSSCGPPFFLFKWLLEFVNIKSLTVTASTLQALSLIPGLLEFKIPSLDKLKSLRVRIDEIQYGLRMALCEDKLMNIKSMEEAARIKKAFDLGLQPSPLVPDGVVDFLLQNSPSAEVDFVDGRKKKPLKKRNLQLESALRGCYNPSEFRYNTSM; encoded by the exons ATGCCTAATTCAACGAGGAAGAAAGTACACAAAGACATGCTCAGTGATTTACCCGAATGCATTATCCTTCACATACTCTCTTCTTTGAATACCAAAGATGCCGTTAGAACATGTATTTTATCCTCAAGATGGAAGGATCTCTGGAAACGTCTCCCTGCTCTTAGTTTCGATTATCGAGACTTTCGAACTGGTGATATATTCAACGAATTTGTGTTTAAGGCTTTATCTCTTCGCGATTCTTCTATCTCACTGCATACTCTCGACTTTGATAATAGAATTTGTCGCCTGGAGCCTCGCTTACTTAGATTTGTTGTGGATTCCACTATTTTACACAATGTTCAACGGTTCGGACTCAGTGCAGCTAGTGGCACTGCACAAATTCCTCCCGAATTATTTTCATTGAAGACTTTAACACATCTCTCCCTTGCTATTTCCAATTCCAAGCGCGACTTTGAGCACATTTCTCTCAATTTGCCATCATTAACATATCTTAAGCTTTCTATTCATCATGCTATGGAAACCCCGTTTCCAAACTCTCTCTGTTTGCCAACATTATCTACCTTGGAACTAGACAATGTTACATTTTATGTTGGCAATAATGGTTGCGCTGAACCATTTTCGACCTTTAGTAAGTTGATAAGTTTGTCCATTTCTGAATGCACTGTGAAAGGTGCAGGAACCCTCTGCATATCAAGCGCGAGTCTTGTCAATTTTAGTATGTACATTGAGTCAGACGAAGACGACTATTATAAAATTGTTCTTTGCACTCCGGGTCTTCGTACATTTGCTTTTAGTGGATACCCTTATCAGGATATATCTTGGAGCAATGTTTCTTCTCTTGAACATGTAGATATTGACGCGGAAGTATTTCTAAGTAGTTGTGGGCCTCCTTTCTTTCTGTTCAAGTGGCTCTTAGAGTTTGTGAATATAAAATCGCTGACAGTCACTGCATCTACTCTCCAG GCTCTCTCCTTAATTCCTGGACTGTTGGAGTTTAAGATTCCTTCCTTGGATAAATTGAAGTCATTGAGAGTAAGAATTGACGAAATTCAATATGGACTCCGCATGGCGTTATGCGAGGACAAGTTGATGAACATCAAGTCAATGGAAGAAGCTGCCAGGATAAAGAAAGCATTTGATTTAGGATTGCAACCGTCTCCGCTCGTACCTGATGGTGTTGTGGACTTCTTGCTTCAAAATTCACCCTCGGCTGAAGTTGACTTTGTTGATGGCAGAAAAAAGAAACCTCTTAAGAAGAGAAATTTACAAttg GAATCTGCACTGCGTGGTTGTTATAATCCTTCGGAGTTCAGATACAATACAAGTATGTGA
- the LOC131657405 gene encoding F-box/LRR-repeat protein At3g26922-like isoform X1, translated as MILIRIRMPNSTRKKVHKDMLSDLPECIILHILSSLNTKDAVRTCILSSRWKDLWKRLPALSFDYRDFRTGDIFNEFVFKALSLRDSSISLHTLDFDNRICRLEPRLLRFVVDSTILHNVQRFGLSAASGTAQIPPELFSLKTLTHLSLAISNSKRDFEHISLNLPSLTYLKLSIHHAMETPFPNSLCLPTLSTLELDNVTFYVGNNGCAEPFSTFSKLISLSISECTVKGAGTLCISSASLVNFSMYIESDEDDYYKIVLCTPGLRTFAFSGYPYQDISWSNVSSLEHVDIDAEVFLSSCGPPFFLFKWLLEFVNIKSLTVTASTLQALSLIPGLLEFKIPSLDKLKSLRVRIDEIQYGLRMALCEDKLMNIKSMEEAARIKKAFDLGLQPSPLVPDGVVDFLLQNSPSAEVDFVDGRKKKPLKKRNLQLESALRGCYNPSEFRYNTSM; from the exons ATG ATACTTATCAGAATCCGAATGCCTAATTCAACGAGGAAGAAAGTACACAAAGACATGCTCAGTGATTTACCCGAATGCATTATCCTTCACATACTCTCTTCTTTGAATACCAAAGATGCCGTTAGAACATGTATTTTATCCTCAAGATGGAAGGATCTCTGGAAACGTCTCCCTGCTCTTAGTTTCGATTATCGAGACTTTCGAACTGGTGATATATTCAACGAATTTGTGTTTAAGGCTTTATCTCTTCGCGATTCTTCTATCTCACTGCATACTCTCGACTTTGATAATAGAATTTGTCGCCTGGAGCCTCGCTTACTTAGATTTGTTGTGGATTCCACTATTTTACACAATGTTCAACGGTTCGGACTCAGTGCAGCTAGTGGCACTGCACAAATTCCTCCCGAATTATTTTCATTGAAGACTTTAACACATCTCTCCCTTGCTATTTCCAATTCCAAGCGCGACTTTGAGCACATTTCTCTCAATTTGCCATCATTAACATATCTTAAGCTTTCTATTCATCATGCTATGGAAACCCCGTTTCCAAACTCTCTCTGTTTGCCAACATTATCTACCTTGGAACTAGACAATGTTACATTTTATGTTGGCAATAATGGTTGCGCTGAACCATTTTCGACCTTTAGTAAGTTGATAAGTTTGTCCATTTCTGAATGCACTGTGAAAGGTGCAGGAACCCTCTGCATATCAAGCGCGAGTCTTGTCAATTTTAGTATGTACATTGAGTCAGACGAAGACGACTATTATAAAATTGTTCTTTGCACTCCGGGTCTTCGTACATTTGCTTTTAGTGGATACCCTTATCAGGATATATCTTGGAGCAATGTTTCTTCTCTTGAACATGTAGATATTGACGCGGAAGTATTTCTAAGTAGTTGTGGGCCTCCTTTCTTTCTGTTCAAGTGGCTCTTAGAGTTTGTGAATATAAAATCGCTGACAGTCACTGCATCTACTCTCCAG GCTCTCTCCTTAATTCCTGGACTGTTGGAGTTTAAGATTCCTTCCTTGGATAAATTGAAGTCATTGAGAGTAAGAATTGACGAAATTCAATATGGACTCCGCATGGCGTTATGCGAGGACAAGTTGATGAACATCAAGTCAATGGAAGAAGCTGCCAGGATAAAGAAAGCATTTGATTTAGGATTGCAACCGTCTCCGCTCGTACCTGATGGTGTTGTGGACTTCTTGCTTCAAAATTCACCCTCGGCTGAAGTTGACTTTGTTGATGGCAGAAAAAAGAAACCTCTTAAGAAGAGAAATTTACAAttg GAATCTGCACTGCGTGGTTGTTATAATCCTTCGGAGTTCAGATACAATACAAGTATGTGA